The Exiguobacterium acetylicum genome includes a window with the following:
- a CDS encoding glycoside hydrolase family 31 protein, protein MRTIDESHFYTRDMKPQARPDAIIQGDVYRFTVLTSRMIRLEYAADGQFEDRPTQTVFNRDFPVPAYRIVENEEELQIITEHVHLHYTKGPFAANTLYIDVLGNFSTYYSRYTFGGPLRTLKGTARTLDHADGVIPLEEGILSRQGYAAIDDSNAFVLTEDHFVEPRRSGTHDIYYFGYGHDYKQALRDFYHLTGPTPMLPRQVLGNWWSRYWRYSEKEYKDLMTRFKTEDIPFSVSVIDMDWHVTDIPERYGSGWTGYTWNRDLFPDPRGFLQWLKDDDRMVTLNLHPADGVRGFEEAYEAMAVAMGVDPESDVRIPFDFSDRTFIENYFTKLHHPHEADGVDFWWIDWQQGANSKMKGLDPLWMLNHYHALDIARDGNRPLIFSRYAGPGSHRYPVGFSGDTIISWASLQFQPYFTATASNIGYGWWSHDIGGHQRGEKDDELSTRWLQYGVFSPIMRLHSTMSIFNGKEPWRYSTDAANVMKKYLQLRHQLVPYIYTMNARNHFDGLPLVSPMYYEHPEDDQAYNVPNQFYFGTELIVAPMVTPMHRKLHMTSTTAWLPEGEWFDFFNGHRYRGGKQIRLFRYLEDQGVLAKAGAIVPLGRHLEQSNALHNPKELEVVVFPGASNRFTLFEDDSSGVAHRDGVNVETTFALDWGARELTIAAPTGHRDLLPESRSITLILRGVREGYVQRDGESVTGHYDHATQSLRVELGEVTDTITLSLQVEMSTNENKMDRLYTFLDQAEISYDLKDRLYRLLSQKLDPVNMMHQLQALELEKDLVDCLLELMLS, encoded by the coding sequence ATGCGAACAATTGATGAATCCCATTTCTACACGCGCGACATGAAACCACAAGCACGACCAGACGCTATTATCCAAGGAGATGTCTACCGTTTCACGGTATTGACGAGTCGGATGATTCGACTCGAATACGCGGCGGATGGACAGTTCGAGGATCGACCGACCCAAACGGTCTTCAATCGTGATTTCCCGGTACCTGCTTACCGCATCGTCGAAAACGAGGAAGAATTGCAAATCATCACCGAGCATGTCCATCTGCATTATACGAAGGGACCGTTCGCTGCGAACACACTCTATATCGATGTACTAGGGAACTTCAGTACCTATTACAGCCGCTATACGTTCGGTGGACCACTTCGGACGTTAAAAGGAACGGCGCGGACACTCGATCATGCAGACGGTGTCATCCCGCTCGAAGAAGGGATTCTCTCACGCCAAGGCTACGCAGCGATCGACGACTCGAACGCCTTCGTCCTGACGGAAGATCACTTCGTCGAGCCGCGTCGCTCCGGTACGCATGACATCTACTATTTCGGATACGGTCACGACTATAAACAGGCATTGCGTGACTTCTACCACCTGACAGGTCCGACGCCGATGTTACCGCGTCAGGTACTTGGCAACTGGTGGAGTCGCTACTGGCGTTATAGTGAGAAAGAGTACAAGGACTTGATGACACGCTTCAAAACGGAGGACATTCCATTCTCGGTCAGTGTCATCGACATGGATTGGCACGTCACCGACATCCCGGAACGATACGGGAGCGGCTGGACGGGTTACACGTGGAACCGTGATTTGTTCCCAGATCCACGCGGCTTCTTACAATGGTTGAAAGACGACGACCGGATGGTCACGCTTAATTTGCACCCAGCCGACGGTGTCCGTGGCTTTGAGGAAGCATATGAAGCAATGGCGGTCGCAATGGGCGTCGATCCTGAATCAGATGTCCGGATCCCGTTTGATTTCTCAGACCGAACGTTCATCGAGAACTATTTCACGAAGCTGCATCATCCGCACGAAGCGGATGGAGTCGACTTCTGGTGGATCGACTGGCAACAGGGCGCGAACTCGAAGATGAAGGGACTCGATCCGCTTTGGATGCTCAATCACTATCACGCGCTTGATATCGCGCGCGACGGCAATCGACCGTTGATCTTCTCCCGTTACGCAGGACCCGGAAGTCACCGCTATCCGGTCGGTTTCTCGGGCGATACGATCATCTCGTGGGCATCGCTTCAATTCCAGCCGTATTTCACGGCAACAGCGTCAAACATCGGCTACGGGTGGTGGAGCCATGATATCGGCGGTCACCAGCGCGGGGAAAAAGATGATGAGTTATCGACACGTTGGCTCCAGTACGGTGTCTTCAGTCCAATCATGCGCCTCCACAGTACGATGAGCATCTTCAACGGAAAAGAACCATGGCGTTATTCGACTGATGCAGCGAACGTTATGAAGAAATACTTGCAACTCCGTCACCAGCTCGTGCCATACATCTATACGATGAATGCCCGCAATCACTTTGACGGGTTACCACTCGTCTCACCGATGTATTATGAGCACCCGGAAGACGATCAAGCCTACAACGTTCCGAATCAGTTTTACTTCGGAACGGAACTGATCGTCGCGCCGATGGTCACACCGATGCATCGGAAATTGCACATGACATCTACGACAGCTTGGTTACCGGAAGGCGAATGGTTCGATTTCTTCAATGGGCATCGGTACCGTGGCGGCAAGCAAATACGCTTGTTCCGCTATCTCGAAGACCAAGGCGTACTCGCAAAAGCCGGCGCAATCGTTCCACTCGGTCGTCATCTTGAACAGTCGAATGCCCTGCATAATCCAAAAGAGCTCGAAGTCGTCGTCTTCCCAGGCGCATCGAACCGGTTTACCTTGTTTGAAGACGACAGTTCAGGTGTTGCGCACCGCGACGGTGTCAACGTCGAGACGACGTTTGCGCTCGACTGGGGGGCACGTGAGCTGACGATTGCAGCACCGACCGGGCATCGTGATTTATTGCCGGAGAGCCGTTCGATCACATTGATCTTACGTGGAGTCCGTGAAGGATACGTGCAACGCGACGGGGAGAGTGTAACCGGCCACTATGATCATGCGACACAGTCCCTTCGCGTTGAACTGGGTGAAGTGACGGATACGATCACGTTGTCACTTCAAGTCGAGATGTCGACGAACGAGAACAAGATGGACCGGTTGTATACGTTCCTCGATCAAGCGGAAATCAGCTATGACCTGAAGGACCGTTTGTACCGTCTCTTGTCACAAAAGCTCGACCCGGTCAACATGATGCACCAGTTGCAAGCACTTGAACTGGAGAAGGATCTCGTCGACTGCCTGCTTGAGTTGATGTTGTCTTAA
- a CDS encoding ABC transporter ATP-binding protein, which translates to MLEVKGLQKRYGRKKQVLRDVTFSVGLNEVTCLIGLNGEGKSTILKAILGLIPVDAGTVTVDGKTSRDQIAFVPDLQTMPSYMTIGQALTYMADHYPDWNQETAERLLQTFQLFTTDKMANLSKGNKAKFNLVLGFALDRPYILLDEPLAGIDLFMKEQIAWIFSSEFMEGRSILMTTHEIAEVEQVIDRVLFLRDGKIVEVKETDELRGRHHQSVQDRMREVYQG; encoded by the coding sequence GTGCTTGAAGTGAAGGGGTTACAAAAGCGATACGGACGAAAAAAACAGGTCTTACGTGACGTGACGTTCTCTGTCGGTCTAAACGAAGTGACATGTCTGATTGGCTTGAACGGGGAAGGGAAGTCGACGATTTTAAAAGCAATTCTCGGTCTGATTCCGGTAGATGCCGGGACGGTGACGGTCGACGGTAAAACGTCGCGCGACCAGATCGCGTTCGTGCCTGATCTTCAGACGATGCCGAGCTATATGACGATCGGACAAGCGCTCACGTATATGGCGGATCATTATCCAGACTGGAATCAAGAGACAGCGGAACGACTGCTGCAGACGTTCCAGCTGTTTACGACGGATAAAATGGCGAACTTATCAAAAGGGAACAAGGCGAAGTTCAATCTCGTCTTAGGATTCGCCCTCGATCGACCGTACATATTACTCGACGAACCGCTCGCAGGAATTGATCTCTTCATGAAGGAACAGATTGCTTGGATTTTCTCAAGTGAGTTCATGGAAGGACGGAGCATCCTGATGACGACTCACGAAATTGCCGAGGTCGAGCAGGTGATTGACCGAGTGTTGTTCTTACGGGACGGGAAAATCGTCGAAGTCAAAGAGACGGATGAGCTGCGCGGACGTCATCATCAATCGGTCCAGGACCGGATGCGGGAGGTATATCAAGGATGA
- a CDS encoding CPBP family intramembrane glutamic endopeptidase, whose translation MYLFVNGFLLGLLVVLSIIAAVRPVDLTIVPRKEFYPSMVQSSGILCLLLVGGTLISGTTLQEVGLTFFVPSGPVWYATIGMIVFLFIVLILTATVPAFRKRLLPLYQSEAEQLILPRTKEERTGFQMVALMAGVTEELIYRGFLFHTLGLFLPFSDVSFVWIGAILFGVAHRYQGWFAILVTGLIGAGFGYLYLALETLWPLIIIHVLIDLIAVYIYKDDVNS comes from the coding sequence ATGTATCTCTTCGTAAATGGTTTTTTACTCGGATTGCTCGTCGTCCTTTCAATCATCGCGGCAGTCCGTCCGGTCGATTTGACGATCGTCCCACGCAAGGAATTTTATCCCTCGATGGTCCAGTCAAGCGGGATCTTATGTCTGTTGCTTGTCGGTGGAACGCTGATCAGTGGTACGACATTGCAAGAAGTCGGGTTAACGTTTTTTGTCCCAAGTGGTCCCGTCTGGTACGCGACGATTGGAATGATCGTTTTTCTATTCATCGTCCTCATCTTGACAGCAACCGTTCCGGCGTTTCGCAAACGACTGTTGCCACTCTATCAAAGTGAGGCGGAACAGCTAATTTTGCCACGAACGAAGGAGGAACGGACCGGATTCCAGATGGTCGCGCTGATGGCAGGTGTGACGGAAGAGTTGATTTATCGTGGGTTTCTCTTTCATACGCTCGGACTATTTTTACCGTTTTCTGACGTTAGTTTCGTCTGGATCGGGGCAATTTTGTTCGGTGTCGCTCATCGTTATCAAGGGTGGTTCGCAATCCTCGTGACGGGACTGATTGGGGCAGGGTTCGGTTACTTGTACCTAGCACTCGAGACACTTTGGCCGCTGATCATCATCCATGTCTTAATCGACCTCATTGCCGTCTACATTTACAAGGACGATGTTAATTCCTGA
- a CDS encoding DUF1643 domain-containing protein: protein MTPADSSELLIEESSIRVQTTFDRDKTKRYLRSYIFDDIAEGTHVAALIYTPRTTDAFLSGTTTQRAYNLMKKYVSDPVKQYDIISLMPDLLVSEDLPFAQASFDETNYEFVAKTLADVKAKNGVVLCGWGSPGRLMHHLPAYEDLFNEYADILYCSGITNKGEPNHLRLTMDDSPMITYNDMKQKAKKLRRK from the coding sequence ATGACACCAGCCGATTCTTCCGAACTCTTGATTGAGGAATCGTCGATCCGCGTCCAGACGACGTTTGATCGAGACAAGACGAAACGCTATTTACGCAGCTACATCTTTGACGACATCGCAGAAGGTACGCACGTCGCCGCTTTAATCTACACACCACGGACGACGGACGCCTTTCTCTCTGGAACGACGACACAACGTGCGTACAATTTGATGAAGAAATATGTCAGTGATCCTGTTAAACAATATGACATCATCAGTTTGATGCCCGACCTGCTCGTCAGCGAGGATCTGCCGTTCGCGCAAGCGAGCTTCGATGAGACGAACTATGAGTTCGTTGCGAAGACCCTTGCCGATGTCAAAGCAAAAAATGGCGTCGTCCTTTGTGGCTGGGGTTCTCCTGGTCGTCTGATGCACCATTTGCCGGCTTACGAAGATCTGTTCAATGAATATGCCGATATTTTGTATTGCTCCGGTATTACGAACAAAGGCGAACCAAACCATCTGCGTTTGACGATGGACGACAGCCCGATGATCACGTACAACGACATGAAACAAAAAGCGAAAAAATTACGTCGTAAATGA
- a CDS encoding SMI1/KNR4 family protein: MAFWDEELQEETMISVNEADIKRIEQAVNGRLPARYLEQIREQNGGSPEAMAVMVEFENTWSDEETGLHLPLRSMTSLSFERYLNELSVLREWGVEGNVMTFAEGEGSYFWYFHYTEAAEPTVWCLDISDETTHFVAATYDEWLTKLSLDVPEVVESDVVFLTLPEIKDILRGEDENEKLLAYSHWMILDEEQEELIEAFMTLIERNDQPDFLDSYAYYLMEVLTNNPELLEQKRADVTALILSKGDALDAEDLLSWMDEEEEL; encoded by the coding sequence ATGGCATTTTGGGATGAAGAGTTACAAGAAGAAACGATGATTTCAGTTAATGAAGCAGACATTAAACGAATCGAGCAAGCCGTTAACGGTCGACTTCCTGCCCGTTACCTCGAACAGATCCGGGAACAAAATGGCGGTTCTCCAGAGGCAATGGCCGTAATGGTCGAGTTCGAGAATACATGGTCGGACGAAGAAACGGGATTACACCTCCCACTCCGCTCCATGACGTCATTATCATTCGAACGGTATCTGAACGAATTGTCGGTTCTTCGGGAATGGGGTGTCGAAGGAAACGTCATGACGTTCGCAGAAGGAGAAGGTAGCTATTTTTGGTACTTCCACTACACGGAAGCTGCTGAGCCGACTGTCTGGTGCCTCGACATTTCGGACGAGACGACACATTTCGTTGCGGCGACCTATGACGAGTGGTTAACGAAGCTGAGTCTCGATGTTCCAGAAGTAGTTGAATCGGATGTCGTATTTCTGACGTTACCTGAAATCAAGGACATCCTCCGTGGTGAGGATGAGAACGAAAAACTCCTCGCCTACTCCCACTGGATGATTCTCGATGAAGAACAAGAAGAACTCATCGAAGCATTTATGACACTAATCGAACGAAACGACCAGCCTGATTTCCTCGACTCCTATGCGTATTACCTCATGGAAGTGTTGACGAACAACCCTGAGTTGTTAGAACAGAAACGAGCCGACGTCACGGCTTTGATCCTCAGTAAAGGTGATGCTCTTGATGCAGAGGATCTGTTGTCTTGGATGGACGAAGAAGAAGAGTTATGA
- a CDS encoding lytic transglycosylase domain-containing protein, protein MRKVFRISILFVLFALIVSSFIYWQNRERVQNEMYRTYYGQHGVPAENIDIYEQAAARYGIDWKLLASIHRVETIFSNSSAMQSSVGAIGPFQFMPKTWVGWGYEGGTSLGDIEHDGIDVTDPKSIEKYGGLGVDADGDGKADPTSLVDSAHTAAKYLKQHDVTQTSDRDTLATALFEYNRSEQYVSDVLAQYDRYQQQVEAIDANDLDLKKKTLAFFLRISSRLTN, encoded by the coding sequence ATGCGAAAAGTTTTTCGAATCAGCATCTTGTTCGTACTGTTCGCCCTCATCGTCAGCAGCTTCATCTACTGGCAAAATCGGGAACGTGTTCAAAATGAAATGTATCGTACGTATTATGGACAGCATGGCGTACCTGCCGAGAACATCGACATCTACGAACAAGCCGCGGCACGTTACGGCATCGACTGGAAGCTACTCGCCTCCATCCATCGCGTCGAGACGATTTTCTCGAACTCGTCAGCGATGCAATCGTCCGTTGGCGCCATCGGTCCATTCCAATTCATGCCGAAAACATGGGTCGGTTGGGGATACGAAGGTGGCACGTCGCTCGGTGACATCGAGCATGACGGCATTGACGTCACGGATCCAAAATCCATCGAGAAGTATGGTGGTCTTGGAGTTGACGCGGACGGCGACGGGAAAGCCGATCCGACAAGTCTCGTCGATAGCGCCCACACGGCAGCGAAATACCTGAAGCAACACGATGTCACACAGACATCCGACCGAGACACGCTCGCGACAGCACTGTTTGAATACAATCGCAGTGAACAATATGTCTCTGACGTGCTCGCCCAATACGATCGTTACCAGCAACAAGTCGAGGCGATCGATGCGAACGATCTCGACCTCAAGAAGAAGACACTCGCGTTCTTCCTTCGCATCAGCTCACGTTTGACCAATTAA